From a single Brassica oleracea var. oleracea cultivar TO1000 chromosome C5, BOL, whole genome shotgun sequence genomic region:
- the LOC106343807 gene encoding ras GTPase-activating protein-binding protein 2 isoform X2, translated as MALESNAPLADPHIVGNAFVKKYYNHLYESPSQVHRFYLEDSVLGRPGSDGEMAINEQIMSFDYENSKIQILTADSQASYMSGVVTLVTGLLTVNDGERMRFSQSFFLVPQKGSYFVLNDVFRYVSDELVVEPEANKKEVEEEVTPQAVQTTTDTIISITMSNGHPITEEEKVVNDIISNGVDAPKKSFAVIVQSPAKVGAAFNVKASTAKPKPVKKLSAALESKAPAPVSQIDNQSAEGGSIFVANLPMDATPEQLNETFKGFGAIKNDAIQVRSYRLKGNCFGFVTFESAEAVKLVLQAHKESAIRIGNRRVSIEEKRGNNENGRSSTRNGGYRSENGYRNDGFRPRGNGFNGGGRGHGGNGYERRGESRNAEANNNGDGSRAYQNGLVKSSRENAQARG; from the exons ATGGCACTCGAATCAAATGCTCCATTGGCGGATCCACACATTGTTGGGAATGCGTTTGTTAAGAAATACTACAACCACTTGTACGAATCACCCTCACAAGTGCATCGGTTCTATCTCGAGGACAGTGTTTTAGGGAGGCCTGGTTCTGATGGAGAGATG GCTATTAATGAGCAGATCATGTCCTTTGATTACGAGAACTCAAAGATTCAGATTTTGACTGCTGACTCCCAAGCTTCTTACATGAGCGGAGTTGTTACTTTGGTCACGGGCTTGCTCACCGTGAATGATGGAGAGAGGATGAGATTTTCTCAGTCTTTCTTCCTCGTGCCGCAGAAAGGAAGCTACTTTGTGCTCAACGATGTGTTTAGGTATGTCTCTGATGAGCTTGTTGTTGAACCAGAAGCTAACAAGAAGGAGGTTGAGGAGGAGGTGACTCCTCAAGCAGTCCAAACAACAACAGACACTATTATCAGCATAACTATGTCAAATGGACATCCCATAACAGAAGAGGAAAAAGTTGTGAACGATATTATCAGCAACGGTGTGGATGCTCCCAAGAAATCATTTGCAGTAATT GTCCAGTCCCCAGCTAAAGTTGGTGCTGCCTTCAATGTCAAAGCTTCTACTGCAAAGCCTAAGCCTGTTAAAAAGCTGAGCGCTGCTCTTGAGTCCAAAGCTCCTGCGCCTGTTTCCCAAATCGACAACCAATCAG CTGAGGGTGGTTCTATATTTGTTGCGAACTTGCCTATGGATGCGACACCCGAGCAGCTCAACGAAACATTCAAAGGGTTTGGTGCCATTAAGAATGATGCTATCCAAGTTAGAAGTTACAGA CTAAAAGGAAACTGTTTCGGGTTTGTGACATTCGAGTCTGCTGAAGCTGTGAAACTGGTCCTCCAG GCTCACAAGGAGTCAGCCATTAGAATCGGAAACAGAAGAGTTTCCATAGAAGAGAAACGAG GCAACAACGAGAATGGCAGATCTTCAACGAGAAACGGAGGTTATAGGAGCGAGAACGGTTACAGAAACGACGGGTTCAGGCCTAGGGGCAACGGTTTCAACGGAGGAGGACGAGGCCATGGAGGAAATGGATATGAGAGAAGAGGAGAATCACGCAATGCTGAGGCCAATAATAATGGTGATGGCAGCAGGGCTTATCAGAATGGTTTGGTGAAATCTAGCCGTGAAAATGCTCAAGCCAGAGGCTAA
- the LOC106343807 gene encoding putative G3BP-like protein isoform X1: MALESNAPLADPHIVGNAFVKKYYNHLYESPSQVHRFYLEDSVLGRPGSDGEMVSVNSLKAINEQIMSFDYENSKIQILTADSQASYMSGVVTLVTGLLTVNDGERMRFSQSFFLVPQKGSYFVLNDVFRYVSDELVVEPEANKKEVEEEVTPQAVQTTTDTIISITMSNGHPITEEEKVVNDIISNGVDAPKKSFAVIVQSPAKVGAAFNVKASTAKPKPVKKLSAALESKAPAPVSQIDNQSAEGGSIFVANLPMDATPEQLNETFKGFGAIKNDAIQVRSYRLKGNCFGFVTFESAEAVKLVLQAHKESAIRIGNRRVSIEEKRGNNENGRSSTRNGGYRSENGYRNDGFRPRGNGFNGGGRGHGGNGYERRGESRNAEANNNGDGSRAYQNGLVKSSRENAQARG; this comes from the exons ATGGCACTCGAATCAAATGCTCCATTGGCGGATCCACACATTGTTGGGAATGCGTTTGTTAAGAAATACTACAACCACTTGTACGAATCACCCTCACAAGTGCATCGGTTCTATCTCGAGGACAGTGTTTTAGGGAGGCCTGGTTCTGATGGAGAGATGGTCTCTGTCAACTCCTTAAAA GCTATTAATGAGCAGATCATGTCCTTTGATTACGAGAACTCAAAGATTCAGATTTTGACTGCTGACTCCCAAGCTTCTTACATGAGCGGAGTTGTTACTTTGGTCACGGGCTTGCTCACCGTGAATGATGGAGAGAGGATGAGATTTTCTCAGTCTTTCTTCCTCGTGCCGCAGAAAGGAAGCTACTTTGTGCTCAACGATGTGTTTAGGTATGTCTCTGATGAGCTTGTTGTTGAACCAGAAGCTAACAAGAAGGAGGTTGAGGAGGAGGTGACTCCTCAAGCAGTCCAAACAACAACAGACACTATTATCAGCATAACTATGTCAAATGGACATCCCATAACAGAAGAGGAAAAAGTTGTGAACGATATTATCAGCAACGGTGTGGATGCTCCCAAGAAATCATTTGCAGTAATT GTCCAGTCCCCAGCTAAAGTTGGTGCTGCCTTCAATGTCAAAGCTTCTACTGCAAAGCCTAAGCCTGTTAAAAAGCTGAGCGCTGCTCTTGAGTCCAAAGCTCCTGCGCCTGTTTCCCAAATCGACAACCAATCAG CTGAGGGTGGTTCTATATTTGTTGCGAACTTGCCTATGGATGCGACACCCGAGCAGCTCAACGAAACATTCAAAGGGTTTGGTGCCATTAAGAATGATGCTATCCAAGTTAGAAGTTACAGA CTAAAAGGAAACTGTTTCGGGTTTGTGACATTCGAGTCTGCTGAAGCTGTGAAACTGGTCCTCCAG GCTCACAAGGAGTCAGCCATTAGAATCGGAAACAGAAGAGTTTCCATAGAAGAGAAACGAG GCAACAACGAGAATGGCAGATCTTCAACGAGAAACGGAGGTTATAGGAGCGAGAACGGTTACAGAAACGACGGGTTCAGGCCTAGGGGCAACGGTTTCAACGGAGGAGGACGAGGCCATGGAGGAAATGGATATGAGAGAAGAGGAGAATCACGCAATGCTGAGGCCAATAATAATGGTGATGGCAGCAGGGCTTATCAGAATGGTTTGGTGAAATCTAGCCGTGAAAATGCTCAAGCCAGAGGCTAA
- the LOC106292576 gene encoding ninja-family protein AFP2: MGEEASRQQQRAWNNNRDMTLTTNLSLDINKHPTDPSENGGETSYCEEDETAVELNLGLSLGGRFGVDKTPRKLKRSSSVLGAAPFVAEPENNYAVGLARTTSLPAEIEEGWRKRKEMQSARRCEKQSFRAGDEQTSSFERHLVSCVDSDGGRVGGGSSSSLSELDNKNHQQGSSNSCGEDMSPKIMRRCSSNNSEIHGTEKGEDDGKGKGRVPTSTGLFDMPCVFTKGDGPNGRRVDGILYKYGKVGEEVRIMCICHGSFLTPAEFVKHGGGGDVDRPLRHIVVNTSPSTF, encoded by the exons ATGGGGGAAGAAGCAAGTAGACAACAACAAAGGGCATGGAACAACAACAGAGACATGACGTTAACGACAAACCTTTCTCTGGACATAAATAAACACCCGACAGATCCGTCTGAAAACGGCGGTGAAACATCGTACTGCGAAGAAGACGAGACAGCGGTTGAGCTGAATCTCGGTCTCTCTTTAGGAGGTCGATTCGGAGTAGACAAGACTCCGAGGAAGCTTAAACGATCTTCTTCTGTTTTGGGTGCTGCGCCGTTTGTAGCCGAGCCGGAGAATAATTACGCGGTGGGTTTAGCGAGAACGACGTCGTTGCCGGCGGAGATAGAGGAGGGGTGGAGGAAAAGGAAAGAGATGCAGTCGGCGAGGAGATGCGAGAAACAGAGTTTCAGAGCTGGAGACGAGCAAACGTCGTCGTTTGAGAGACATTTGGTTTCTTGCGTTGATTCCGATGGTGGAAGAGTAGGAGGAGGTAGCTCTTCTAGCTTGTCCGAGCTTGACAACAAGAATCATCAACAAG GTTCATCAAATAGTTGTGGTGAGGACATGAGTCCAAAGATCATGAGAAGATGTTCATCTAATAACAGCGAAATCCACGGAACAGAGAAAGGAGAGGATGATGGGAAAGGCAAAGGGAGGGTTCCTACGTCTACAGGTTTGTTTGACATGCCGTGTGTGTTCACTAAAGGAGACGGTCCAAACGGAAGACGTGTCGACGGCATTCTATACAAGTACGGGAAAGTGGGAGAGGAAGTTCGGATCATGTGCATTTGCCATGGCAGTTTCTTGACACCAGCAGAGTTTGTTAAACACGGTGGCGGTGGAGATGTTGATCGTCCCCTTCGGCATATCGTTGTCAACACTTCTCCTTCAACGTTTTGA
- the LOC106294071 gene encoding probable inactive purple acid phosphatase 1: MREQQYFVILVIVVGAFQEVNCHIEKPLSGIAIHKTTFHLNEKAHVKASPAILGSNGQHSEHVLVEFSSPYPSDDDWIGVFSPADFMSSSCPGDNKKSVNRPRVCSVPIKFQYANISNPRYNSTGSGSMKLQLINQRSDFSFALFSGGLLNPKLVAISNKVAFENPNAPVYPRLALGKEWNEMTVTWTSGYGPHVAEPVVEWGIKGGKSKLSHARTLTYGPNDLCGPPARTIGWRDPGYIHTSFLKELWPSSKYTYKVGHRLSNAGAFIWSKEYHFKSSPFPGQDSLQHVVIFGDMGKAEVDGSNDYSSTQRPSLNTTRQLIKDLNKTDAVFHIGDICYASGYLSQWDQFTAQIEPIASTVPYMIASGNHERDWPHSGSFYHGVDSGGECGVPAETMFYVPNQNRDKLWYSSDYGMFRFCVADTEQDWSKGTDQYKFIEHCLASVDRKKQPWLIFLPHRVLGYSSTSFYAETGYFAERLGRVHLEKLWKKYKVDIAVYGHAHNYERTCPVYQSLCTNYEKSNYKSPMDGTIHVVAGGGGAHLAEFSKQQPSWSLFRDYDHGYVKLTAIDHSSLLFEYKKSSDGRVHDSFKISRGYRDDSACGVDSCPATTHAT, encoded by the exons ATGAGGGAGCAACAATATTTTGTAATCCTGGTGATTGTTGTAGGAGCTTTTCAAGAAGTGAATTGTCATATAGAAAAACCTTTATCAGGAATTGCTATCCATAAAACGACGTTCCATCTTAATGAAAAAGCTCATGTCAAAGCATCTCCAGCCATTCTTGGATCTAAT GGTCAACATAGTGAACATGTGTTGGTGGAATTTAGTTCTCCATACCCATCAGATGATGACTGGATTGGAGTGTTTTCACCTGCAGATTTCAT GTCTTCTTCTTGTCCAGGAGATAACAAGAAAAGTGTGAACCGACCTCGAGTGTGTTCAGTTCCTATCAAG TTCCAATATGCAAACATTAGTAATCCAAGATACAACAGTACTGGAAGCGGTTCTATGAAGCTTCAACTGATCAACCAGAGATCAGATTTTTCCTTCGCTCTCTTTTCTGGCGGTTTGTTGAAT CCAAAGCTTGTGGCAATCTCAAACAAAGTAGCCTTTGAGAACCCAAACGCACCAGTTTACCCTCGCTTGGCGCTAGGCAAAGAATGGAACGAA ATGACAGTGACATGGACTAGTGGTTATGGACCCCATGTAGCAGAACCTGTAGTCGAGTGGGGAATTAAAGGAGGAAAAAGTAAACTCTCACACGCTAGGACACTGACCTACGGGCCTAACGACTTGTGTGGTCCTCCTGCAAGGACTATTGGATGGCGTGATCCTGGATACATACACACATCTTTCCTCAAAGAGTTGTGGCCGAGCTCCAAGTATACATACAAAGTTGGGCATAGATTGTCCAATGCTGGTGCATTCATATGGAGTAAAGAGTATCACTTCAAATCTTCTCCATTTCCAGGCCAAGACTCACTCCAACATGTTGTGATCTTTGGTGACATGGGAAAG GCCGAGGTTGATGGGTCAAACGACTACAGCAGTACCCAACGCCCTTCTTTAAACACCACTAGGCAACTCATTAAAGATCTAAACAAGACAGATGCTGTTTTCCACATTGGAGATATCTGTTATGCAAGTGGATATCTTTCCCAGTGGGACCAATTCACAGCTCAGATTGAGCCCATTGCTTCCACTGTTCCATACATGATTGCAAG CGGGAACCATGAGCGCGACTGGCCCCACTCGGGATCGTTTTACCATGGTGTAGATTCTGGAGGAGAATGTGGTGTACCAGCTGAGACAATGTTCTATGTTCCTAATCAAAACAGAGATAAGTTATGGTACTCTAGTGACTACGGAATGTTTAGGTTCTGCGTGGCTGACACGGAGCAGGACTGGAGTAAAGGAACAGATCAATACAAGTTCATTGAGCACTGCTTAGCATCAGTGGACAGAAAAAAACAGCCGTGGCTTATATTCTTGCCTCACCGCGTGCTCGGTTATTCCTCTACATCATTCTATGCGGAAACAGGCTATTTCGCTGAACGATTGGGGAGAGTTCATCTTGAAAAGCTCTGGAAGAAGTACAAAGTGGACATTGCAGTCTATGGCCATGCACATAACTACGAGAGAACATGCCCGGTTTATCAG AGTTTATGCACGAATTATGAGAAAAGTAACTACAAGAGTCCAATGGATGGGACAATCCACGTAGTTGCTGGAGGTGGAGGAGCTCATCTTGCTGAATTCTCCAAGCAGCAACCGAGTTGGAGTCTGTTCAGAGATTACGACCATGGATACGTTAAACTTACAGCGATTGATCACTCTAGTCTTTTGTTCGAATACAAGAAGAGCAGCGACGGACGAGTCCATGATTCATTTAAGATATCAAGAGGTTACAGAGATGATTCGGCTTGTGGTGTTGATAGTTGCCCTGCAACAACACATGCTACATAA
- the LOC106292575 gene encoding protein root UVB sensitive 3, with protein MRGGEEEEEHSVCGSITLEEWNGCSSTKLFRTASITASSSLSIQRSANRINHVWRRVLQAFVPEGFPDSVTPDYVGFQLWDTLQGLSTYIKMMLSTQALLSAIGVGEKSATVIGATFQWFLRDFTGMLGGILFTFYQGSNLDSNAKMWRLVADLMNDIGMLMDLLSPLFPSAFIIVVCLGSLSRSFTGVASGATRAALTQHFALQENAADISAKEGSQETMATMMGMSLGMLLARFTSGNPVAIWLSFLSLTVFHMYANYRAVRCLVLNSLNFERSSILLAHFMQTGQVLSPEQVSSMEGVLPMWATSSKSTDSNALHKRVHLGVRVSSLPRPDIMQLLNGAGASSHKNAKYLLAHREGNVSVILHKDSAAGDVLKSYIHAIVMANLMEKSTSFYSEGEAWMDKHHDEFLNKLRSGGWKTERLLCPSITWRANWISHTSGAKTD; from the exons ATGAGAGGAGGAGAAGAAGAAGAAGAACACTCTGTTTGTGGATCGATCACACTCGAAGAATGGAACGGCTGTTCTTCTACTAAGCTATTCAGAACAGCAAGCATCACTGCCTCCTCTTCCCTCTCCATCCAAAG GTCTGCTAATCGAATCAACCATGTATGGAGACGAGTTCTTCAAGCTTTTGTACCCGAG GGCTTCCCTGATAGTGTAACTCCGGATTATGTAGGGTTTCAGCTATGGGACACGTTGCAG GGCCTCTCAACGTATATAAAGATGATGCTTTCAACTCAG GCTCTTTTGAGTGCAATTGGGGTTGGTGAGAAATCCGCAACGGTTATAGGTGCTACCTTTCAG TGGTTTCTTAGGGATTTCACTGGGATGCTTGGAGGCATTTTGTTCACTTTTTATCAG GGTTCCAACCTGGATAGTAATGCAAAAATGTGGCGTCTAGTTGCGGACCTTATGAACGATATCG GAATGCTGATGGACCTTCTCTCTCCTCTATTTCCATCTGCCTTTATCATTGTGGTTTGCTTAGGGAGTCTTTCAAGATCATTTA CTGGTGTTGCAAGTGGAGCAACCAGAGCAGCTCTAACTCAGCACTTTGCTCTCCAAGAAAATGCTGCGGATATATCTGCTAAA GAAGGAAGCCAAGAGACTATGGCAACTATGATGGGTATGTCATTGGGAATGTTGCTTGCTCGGTTTACCTCTGGAAACCCTGTAGCTATTTGGTTATCTTTTCTCTCCCTCACTGTGTTTCATATGTATG CAAACTATAGAGCTGTCCGGTGCCTTGTATTGAATTCGTTGAACTTCGAGAGGAGTTCGATTCTTCTAGCACATTTCATGCAAACTGGCCAAG TTCTCTCGCCGGAACAGGTTTCTTCAATGGAGGGTGTATTGCCCATGTGGGCCACTTCTTCGAAGTCAACTGATTCAAACGCATTGCACAAGAGAGTGCACTTAGGTGTAAGAGTTTCTTCTCTCCCTCGTCCAGATAT AATGCAACTCCTAAATGGTGCTGGAGCGTCTTCTCACAAGAATG CTAAGTACTTATTGGCACATAGAGAGGGAAATGTAAGTGTGATCTTGCACAAAGACTCAGCGGCTGGAGATGTGTTGAAGTCATATATTCACGCCATCGTTATGGCAAATCTCATGGAAAAGAGCACATCTTTTTATTCAGAAGGAGAAGCTTGGATGGATAAACATCATGACGAATTCCTCAACAAG CTGAGATCAGGAGGTTGGAAAACAGAGCGTCTTCTTTGTCCTTCCATTACATGGAGAGCAAATTGGATATCTCACACTTCAGGTGCCAAGACCGACTGA